A section of the Prochlorococcus marinus XMU1402 genome encodes:
- a CDS encoding adenylate cyclase, translated as MNNFNNYIDIDKINSQLERADIQKRILTRNIYREYDLYLNLVRDLLFISVEKGLNQIYNYPTINDNFLNENEFYSLFEKKITKLIFTNLPFLTVEQLKINQIEKNINKEINFTIFDSSTKIKDDQKEKFQYEDGFQLKEPTQFEITEDFSNTSEYYQAHNYERFVSLDLDNNQHNNYLSHNNFFENSGVEKQFISSLIELIGEEKVEKIRHQEKENINQMDNLPKNQILNNFDLIDKSLENLLLNLSYNVNQELFKANIIKKMISKDSFDYLVGKNFMIKHPYPFVINFELNLNQSSLIGNNFPSIIFFNISTVELEFENLNLSIQRNKINELKNQFQRLIKKETYWRQKEIALNKIR; from the coding sequence TTGAATAATTTCAACAATTACATAGATATAGATAAAATTAATTCTCAATTAGAGAGAGCAGATATACAAAAAAGAATATTAACTAGAAATATCTATAGGGAATATGACCTTTATCTTAATCTTGTAAGAGATCTACTTTTCATTTCTGTAGAAAAAGGCCTTAATCAAATATATAATTATCCAACAATTAATGATAATTTCTTAAATGAAAATGAATTCTATAGTCTTTTTGAAAAAAAAATAACTAAATTAATATTTACAAATTTGCCCTTTTTAACAGTAGAACAATTAAAGATAAATCAAATTGAAAAAAATATAAATAAGGAAATTAATTTTACTATTTTTGATAGTTCCACAAAAATAAAGGATGATCAAAAAGAAAAATTTCAATATGAAGATGGTTTTCAATTAAAAGAACCCACTCAGTTTGAGATTACTGAAGACTTTTCAAATACTTCTGAATATTATCAAGCTCATAATTATGAGAGATTCGTATCACTTGATTTAGATAATAACCAACATAATAATTATTTATCTCATAACAATTTTTTTGAAAATTCAGGAGTTGAAAAACAATTTATTTCCTCCTTAATTGAATTAATAGGAGAAGAAAAGGTGGAAAAAATAAGACATCAAGAAAAAGAAAATATCAATCAAATGGATAATTTACCAAAAAATCAGATTCTTAATAATTTTGATTTAATAGACAAGTCTTTGGAAAATTTACTATTGAATCTTTCGTATAATGTTAACCAAGAATTATTCAAGGCAAATATCATAAAAAAGATGATATCTAAAGATTCCTTTGATTACTTAGTGGGCAAAAATTTTATGATAAAACATCCATATCCTTTTGTTATTAATTTCGAATTAAACTTAAATCAGTCATCATTAATCGGCAATAATTTTCCAAGCATTATTTTCTTCAATATATCTACTGTTGAGTTAGAGTTTGAAAATCTAAATCTTTCTATTCAAAGGAACAAAATAAATGAGCTAAAAAATCAATTTCAGCGTTTGATTAAAAAAGAGACATATTGGAGGCAAAAAGAAATAGCTTTGAATAAAATACGGTGA
- the recG gene encoding ATP-dependent DNA helicase RecG, with the protein MTISGNNNKLIKDWIRPLQKSLTIETENKFINTLGREKYFNDYLHESLKKLDNLNLSDEYLRIFYEFSKKYNEYNKLDEKQRKRLIIDTRKNLYKLGKTLEIESSNNISNNVFLKKADSSLSFDSDISLVKNVGKVYKNKLNELGIFHIKDLVNYFPRTYLDYTNRVKIINLKPENLYTCIAKVKRFYIHKSKKNSNLSIMNIVVFDETSSIKVTKFFLGRRFRSYSFFTSQKSLYTLGTKLAISGKVKLTEYGKTFVDPQIEILKDNNDNFNFSGKILPLYSLGEALSNMSFIKLMKKVLIYAKQYPEILDKKQLDSLSLLSKGESLINIHFPPTQQALIESKKRLVFDELFLLQIKFLLRKRKTNKNVITQQLLQKKSLLKEFLNNFPFELTKSQENVLNEIKKDLSNPVPMSRLLQGDVGSGKTIIAIASLLLVIEKNLQGAFMVPTEVLAEQHYKNLLKYLNPLLVSVELLTGNTPQKKRKEIFSNLKNGLVDILVGTHALFEDKVIFNALGMVVIDEQHRFGVTQRNRLLNKGENTNLLSMTATPIPRTLALSIYGDLDVSQITELPPGRVPVTTKIISEDDLTNLFKIVEDEINKGKQAYVILPLIEDSEKMNLSSAKKIFKHLSEKVFFNKKVGLLHGKLSSQEKNEVINSFLKNEINILVSTTVIEVGIDVPNASIMIIYNSDRFGLSQLHQLRGRVGRGSTKSFCYLVTPDKNGLGNKRLCVLQKSNDGFYIAEKDLELRGPGQILGYRQSGLPDFVLDNLPNNKFLIDKAREEAIKIVSDDPDLKENIVLRNILIENSDNKFIHDFLN; encoded by the coding sequence GTGACTATTAGTGGGAATAATAATAAATTAATTAAAGATTGGATAAGACCACTTCAAAAGTCTCTTACTATTGAGACTGAAAATAAATTTATTAATACCTTAGGAAGAGAAAAATATTTTAATGATTATTTGCATGAATCATTAAAAAAACTAGATAATCTAAATCTCTCAGATGAATATTTAAGGATATTTTATGAATTTTCTAAAAAATATAATGAATATAATAAATTAGACGAAAAACAAAGAAAAAGGTTAATTATAGATACAAGAAAAAATCTTTATAAACTAGGTAAAACTCTAGAAATAGAAAGTTCTAATAATATTTCCAATAATGTTTTTCTGAAAAAAGCAGATTCAAGTTTGTCTTTTGATTCAGATATTTCATTAGTAAAAAATGTAGGCAAAGTTTATAAAAATAAGCTTAATGAATTAGGGATATTTCATATAAAAGATCTAGTTAATTATTTCCCACGAACATATCTAGACTATACGAATAGAGTCAAGATAATAAATTTAAAACCAGAAAATTTATACACGTGCATTGCTAAGGTTAAAAGATTTTATATTCATAAAAGTAAAAAAAATAGTAATTTATCAATAATGAATATTGTAGTTTTTGATGAAACGTCTTCAATAAAGGTTACAAAATTTTTTTTAGGAAGAAGATTTAGATCTTACTCCTTCTTCACATCTCAAAAATCTTTGTATACTCTTGGCACCAAATTAGCAATTTCCGGTAAGGTTAAATTGACAGAGTATGGCAAAACTTTTGTAGATCCGCAGATTGAGATTCTTAAGGATAACAATGATAATTTTAATTTTTCAGGCAAAATATTACCCTTGTATTCATTAGGTGAAGCATTATCAAATATGAGTTTTATAAAACTTATGAAAAAGGTACTAATTTATGCAAAGCAATATCCAGAAATTTTAGATAAAAAGCAACTCGATTCATTATCTTTATTATCAAAAGGAGAGTCGTTGATTAATATTCATTTTCCACCAACTCAACAGGCACTTATTGAGTCAAAAAAACGTTTGGTTTTTGATGAGTTATTCCTACTTCAAATAAAGTTCCTACTTAGAAAAAGAAAGACGAATAAGAATGTAATTACCCAACAATTACTTCAAAAAAAATCTTTATTAAAAGAATTTTTAAATAATTTTCCTTTTGAATTAACGAAATCTCAAGAAAATGTTTTAAATGAAATTAAGAAAGATTTATCTAATCCCGTACCAATGTCTAGATTGCTTCAGGGAGATGTGGGAAGCGGTAAAACCATTATTGCAATAGCGTCTCTTTTACTTGTCATTGAAAAAAACCTGCAAGGTGCATTTATGGTCCCAACTGAGGTATTGGCAGAACAGCACTATAAAAATTTATTAAAATATTTGAATCCCCTTTTAGTTTCTGTTGAACTACTTACTGGGAATACTCCTCAAAAAAAGAGAAAAGAAATCTTCTCTAATTTGAAAAATGGATTAGTTGATATCCTTGTAGGTACTCATGCATTATTTGAGGATAAAGTCATCTTTAATGCATTAGGCATGGTCGTAATTGATGAACAACATAGATTTGGAGTAACTCAAAGAAATAGATTACTAAATAAAGGAGAAAATACTAACTTGTTATCAATGACAGCCACACCAATTCCAAGAACTCTTGCGCTTTCTATTTATGGAGATTTAGATGTGAGTCAAATTACAGAACTCCCTCCTGGGCGAGTTCCAGTAACAACAAAAATAATTTCAGAAGATGATTTAACTAACTTATTCAAGATTGTTGAAGATGAGATCAATAAGGGAAAACAAGCTTATGTGATTTTGCCACTTATAGAAGATTCAGAAAAAATGAATTTAAGCTCTGCAAAGAAAATATTCAAACATTTATCAGAAAAGGTCTTTTTTAACAAAAAAGTTGGATTATTACATGGCAAATTAAGTTCACAAGAAAAGAATGAAGTAATTAATTCTTTTTTAAAGAATGAAATTAATATATTGGTTTCAACTACAGTAATTGAAGTTGGCATTGATGTGCCTAACGCCTCCATTATGATTATTTATAATTCGGACAGATTTGGATTGTCCCAACTACATCAATTAAGAGGGAGAGTTGGTAGAGGATCAACAAAATCTTTTTGTTATCTGGTAACCCCCGATAAAAATGGTTTAGGAAATAAACGACTTTGTGTTTTGCAAAAATCTAATGATGGCTTTTATATTGCTGAAAAAGACTTGGAGCTTAGAGGACCTGGCCAGATTTTAGGATATAGACAATCCGGATTGCCTGATTTTGTACTGGACAATTTACCTAACAACAAATTTCTTATTGATAAGGCTCGTGAAGAGGCTATTAAGATTGTTAGTGATGATCCTGATTTAAAAGAAAATATTGTTTTAAGGAATATACTTATTGAAAATTCTGATAATAAATTCATTCATGATTTCTTAAATTGA
- a CDS encoding M15 family metallopeptidase — protein MKIWNKIPIKDNGDKLIAIPSCLKFLDPHPYSHLGAPYKDKNSIWKLREEVVNRLVKVNDYFISKSSFNLLIYDSWRPLEVQEFMFKRAFLLECEKSDIDISFENIKSYPSILKKVEKFWAYPSYDTRCPPPHSTGGALDVCLSDKEGNLVELGGMVDQMDETSNPYFYANIKNEEAIIWNSRRNLLREIMTKFGFAQHPNEWWHFSYGDQLWAWKNKKANALYGKI, from the coding sequence TTGAAAATTTGGAATAAAATACCAATTAAAGATAATGGAGATAAATTAATAGCAATTCCTAGCTGCCTAAAGTTTTTAGATCCCCACCCTTACTCTCATTTAGGAGCACCTTACAAAGATAAAAATTCTATTTGGAAATTAAGAGAGGAGGTCGTTAATAGATTAGTAAAAGTAAATGATTATTTTATATCAAAGAGTAGTTTTAACCTTTTAATTTATGACAGTTGGCGACCTTTAGAAGTCCAGGAATTTATGTTTAAAAGAGCATTTTTATTAGAGTGTGAAAAATCCGATATTGATATTTCTTTTGAAAATATAAAATCTTATCCATCCATTTTAAAAAAAGTTGAAAAATTTTGGGCATATCCTTCTTATGACACTAGGTGTCCTCCCCCTCATTCAACTGGGGGTGCATTGGATGTTTGTTTATCAGATAAAGAAGGAAATCTTGTTGAATTGGGAGGCATGGTTGATCAAATGGATGAGACCTCAAATCCTTATTTTTATGCAAACATAAAGAATGAAGAAGCAATTATTTGGAATAGTAGAAGAAATTTATTAAGGGAAATTATGACTAAATTCGGATTTGCTCAACATCCTAATGAATGGTGGCATTTTAGTTATGGTGATCAATTATGGGCTTGGAAAAATAAAAAAGCAAATGCCCTTTATGGAAAAATTTAA
- a CDS encoding M15 family metallopeptidase: protein MEQNNDIDQFDIPLAKRTYLKKPTSVFLKKLLIFFPFLLLIFSIAALRWFRNLEAGTLRNLIFQVERNQDHRVLGHLPYEEIPREKLVLIEPNIEVHLDMRDSLLQMREEAKKEGIYLVFLSGYRSINLQKDIFYSLKSIRNQEAVERARVSAPPGYSEHSTGFAIDIGDATKRETDFETEFENTKAFRWLKKNAAKFHFKLSFNKDNKFIDYEPWHWRYEGSIEALKIFESSNRNL from the coding sequence TTGGAACAAAACAACGATATCGATCAATTTGATATACCGCTTGCCAAAAGAACATACTTAAAAAAACCTACTTCAGTATTTTTAAAAAAATTATTAATATTTTTTCCATTTCTATTACTTATTTTTTCTATAGCTGCATTGCGATGGTTTAGGAATTTAGAAGCAGGAACTCTTCGTAATCTCATTTTTCAGGTTGAGAGAAATCAGGACCATAGAGTTTTGGGACACCTACCCTATGAAGAAATCCCAAGGGAGAAACTAGTTTTAATTGAGCCCAATATTGAAGTTCATCTTGATATGCGTGATTCTCTATTACAAATGAGAGAAGAAGCAAAAAAGGAAGGGATATATTTGGTCTTCTTAAGTGGTTATAGATCAATAAATTTGCAAAAAGATATCTTTTACTCTTTAAAATCAATTAGAAATCAAGAAGCTGTAGAGAGAGCTAGAGTTTCAGCACCTCCGGGATATTCTGAACATAGTACTGGTTTTGCAATTGACATTGGTGATGCTACTAAAAGAGAAACAGACTTTGAAACTGAATTCGAAAATACTAAAGCCTTTAGATGGTTAAAAAAGAATGCAGCTAAGTTTCACTTTAAGTTATCCTTTAACAAGGATAATAAATTCATAGATTATGAACCTTGGCATTGGAGATATGAGGGATCAATTGAAGCTTTAAAAATTTTTGAAAGTTCAAATAGAAATTTGTAA
- a CDS encoding NADPH-dependent assimilatory sulfite reductase hemoprotein subunit: MIKVEKVKKKKNSAKEETVCLANGLEVSKFENFKKSSQFLKEPLATELINESDHFTNDAVQLLKFHGSYQQDNRENRKPGKSKDWQMMLRLRNPGGEVPGKLFLALDELSDKLGNGTLRATTRQAFQMHGIRKENLKEVIKTIVNSMGSTLAACGDINRNVMAPAAPFDSPDYNIARALAKKVADLLTPMAGQGTFLELWADGDLEYTIKPDKDIEAIRKLQFKDNVFSGIKDEPLYGSTYLPRKFKCAVTVPGDNSVDLLTNDIGIVAFTSKDGNLEGCNFYVGGGMGRTHNNEETFARIADPLGYVEEPDVYELIQSIVAIQRDYGDRKSRKNSRMKYLLHRKGIKWFKKILSDKYFKKEIKKIRKEPDKVLIDYLGWHKQNKTSQFVGLPLLSGRLSGEKKNTITSIVKKYNLDLRLTPNQDILLCNIANKNKGEIQKSLSKIGYENLENINEIQRHALACPALPLCGLAMTEAERILPDVLKRIENLLLDLKIPKTILFRMTGCPNGCTRPYMAELALVGSGQNKYQLWLGGSKNLQRLAKPFLQRMELNDLEKTLQPLFDNWKSNLDLDFGDFINTQDKNYILNLLNENQ, encoded by the coding sequence TTGATCAAGGTTGAGAAAGTAAAAAAGAAAAAAAATTCTGCCAAAGAAGAAACAGTTTGTTTGGCAAATGGATTAGAAGTTTCTAAATTTGAAAATTTTAAAAAAAGTAGCCAATTCCTTAAGGAACCACTTGCAACGGAATTAATCAATGAGAGCGATCATTTCACTAATGATGCAGTGCAGTTGTTGAAGTTTCATGGTAGTTATCAACAAGATAATAGGGAAAATAGAAAGCCTGGCAAAAGTAAAGATTGGCAAATGATGCTTAGGTTAAGAAATCCAGGCGGTGAAGTCCCTGGGAAATTATTTTTAGCATTAGATGAATTATCTGACAAATTAGGTAATGGGACACTTAGGGCCACTACAAGACAAGCCTTTCAAATGCATGGAATTAGAAAAGAGAACCTAAAGGAAGTAATTAAAACAATAGTTAATTCAATGGGCTCAACATTAGCTGCATGTGGAGACATAAATAGAAACGTTATGGCCCCCGCGGCCCCATTTGATTCGCCAGACTATAATATTGCAAGAGCATTGGCAAAAAAAGTTGCAGATCTTCTCACCCCAATGGCTGGCCAAGGCACTTTTTTAGAGCTTTGGGCTGATGGAGATTTAGAGTACACCATAAAGCCTGACAAGGATATTGAAGCAATTAGGAAACTCCAATTCAAAGATAATGTTTTTAGTGGGATAAAAGATGAGCCTCTATATGGTTCAACTTATTTACCAAGAAAATTCAAATGTGCTGTTACAGTTCCTGGGGACAATTCTGTTGATCTTCTTACCAATGACATAGGAATAGTTGCCTTTACCTCTAAAGATGGAAACTTAGAAGGCTGCAACTTCTATGTTGGAGGTGGTATGGGTCGCACACATAATAATGAAGAGACCTTTGCAAGAATTGCAGATCCACTTGGATATGTTGAAGAACCTGATGTTTATGAATTAATACAAAGCATTGTGGCTATTCAAAGAGATTATGGTGATAGAAAATCAAGAAAAAATTCAAGAATGAAATATCTTCTTCATAGAAAAGGTATTAAATGGTTCAAAAAGATACTTTCTGATAAGTATTTCAAAAAAGAAATAAAAAAAATTAGAAAAGAACCTGATAAGGTTCTTATTGATTACCTTGGTTGGCATAAACAAAATAAAACCTCCCAATTCGTAGGCTTACCATTATTATCAGGGAGATTATCTGGAGAGAAGAAGAATACCATCACAAGTATTGTTAAAAAATATAATTTAGATTTAAGACTCACACCTAATCAAGATATTTTACTTTGTAATATCGCCAATAAAAACAAAGGTGAAATTCAAAAATCTCTATCAAAAATTGGATACGAAAATTTAGAAAACATTAATGAAATACAAAGGCATGCTTTAGCTTGTCCTGCTTTACCACTTTGTGGTCTTGCTATGACTGAAGCCGAAAGAATATTACCTGATGTATTAAAAAGGATTGAAAATTTACTATTAGATCTAAAAATACCAAAGACAATATTATTCAGAATGACAGGATGTCCGAATGGATGTACAAGGCCTTATATGGCCGAATTAGCACTTGTTGGAAGTGGGCAAAACAAATACCAATTATGGTTGGGGGGAAGTAAAAATCTGCAAAGGCTTGCTAAACCATTTTTACAAAGAATGGAACTTAACGATTTAGAAAAAACTCTTCAACCATTATTTGATAATTGGAAGAGTAATTTGGATTTGGATTTCGGAGATTTTATAAATACTCAAGATAAAAATTATATATTGAATTTACTAAATGAAAATCAATAG
- the glyS gene encoding glycine--tRNA ligase subunit beta, whose protein sequence is MSKYLLEIGTEELPAKFSHSVLDQFRSLIEFELDKKLIKYNNIVVTSTPRRIVLLIEGLVDYAEDKIVVRKGPNASSAFLNGSPTNAALGFAKSLGIDVDNLEIKNTEKGNFVFGTKIEQGKSTRISLSSIIPKIVKSLQGPRFMKWGAGNIKFSRPIRWITSIYNDDILDFAFDECDPKVEISNKSKSHRLINEVFEVQNPDDFFELLRQNRVLVKRKERKEKIRSLINEASKSLTLDADLSEELLNELTDLVEWPDLIIGKFSEEFLDLPVEVLSTVMKSHQRYVPLLLKNNTFSKLDLSSEKNISTNFFVISNGLEESNSNIAKGNEKVLKARFSDAKFFVESDKKVASIQRNEKLKSVSYLKGFGNIFQRVERIEEVTKKILIFLNDKSLDDKKLIEAARYCKNDLCSEIVFEFPELQGIMGGKYLKNEGFCKDVCLAVAEHYLPSFYKDALPSTKYGAIVSIADKIETLISIFISGKRPSGSSDPYALRRNLNGVIKIIWNYEFDFPLDNLFKELIDSWKISFPNLNFSKEKVLNDLNEFLVQRIESHLEEISLGKELIKAVCSSDELSQERILNIVDLKNRIKSIVNFKEKESFIEIQKVITRVSKLANSSTLSTDVLSTRNYVNTKLFEKDCEMKVFEFIRELEKNFSKGYSNYLELLNLFEIHINTIEDLFDNEKGVLIMTEDVKIRNNRLNLLSLIRNYSLKIVDFTLLNS, encoded by the coding sequence TTGTCTAAATATTTACTTGAGATAGGAACCGAAGAGTTACCAGCAAAATTTTCTCACTCTGTTCTAGATCAATTTAGATCTCTTATAGAATTTGAATTGGATAAAAAATTAATCAAATACAACAATATAGTTGTTACCTCTACACCGAGAAGGATAGTTCTTCTTATCGAAGGCTTAGTCGATTACGCAGAAGATAAGATAGTAGTGAGAAAAGGACCTAATGCAAGTTCGGCTTTTTTAAATGGATCTCCTACTAATGCTGCTTTAGGATTTGCAAAGAGTTTAGGTATTGATGTAGACAATCTTGAAATAAAAAATACAGAGAAGGGCAATTTTGTTTTTGGAACAAAAATTGAGCAAGGAAAATCAACAAGAATTTCTTTGTCTTCAATTATTCCTAAAATAGTTAAGAGTCTTCAAGGACCTCGATTTATGAAGTGGGGTGCAGGGAATATAAAATTTTCAAGACCTATTCGGTGGATTACTTCTATTTACAATGATGATATCCTTGATTTCGCCTTTGATGAATGTGATCCAAAAGTCGAAATAAGTAACAAATCAAAAAGCCATAGACTAATAAATGAAGTTTTTGAAGTTCAGAATCCTGATGATTTTTTTGAATTATTGAGACAAAATAGGGTATTAGTTAAGCGAAAAGAAAGAAAAGAAAAAATTAGAAGTTTAATAAATGAGGCGTCTAAATCACTAACTCTTGATGCTGACCTCTCTGAAGAATTACTTAATGAACTAACTGATTTAGTTGAATGGCCAGACTTGATTATTGGTAAATTTAGTGAAGAATTTCTAGATCTTCCTGTTGAAGTTCTTTCAACAGTTATGAAAAGTCATCAGAGATATGTACCTCTCTTATTAAAAAATAATACTTTTTCAAAACTTGATTTAAGTTCTGAAAAAAATATTAGTACTAATTTTTTTGTTATTTCAAATGGTCTTGAAGAGTCAAATAGCAATATTGCCAAAGGTAATGAGAAAGTCCTAAAGGCGAGGTTTTCAGATGCAAAGTTTTTTGTAGAAAGTGATAAAAAAGTTGCCTCAATACAAAGAAATGAAAAACTTAAATCTGTTTCTTATTTGAAAGGATTTGGAAATATTTTTCAAAGAGTTGAGAGAATAGAGGAAGTTACTAAAAAAATTCTCATATTTTTAAACGATAAGTCATTAGATGATAAAAAATTAATAGAAGCTGCTAGATATTGTAAAAACGACTTGTGTAGCGAAATTGTTTTTGAATTCCCTGAGTTGCAAGGAATAATGGGCGGTAAATATCTTAAAAATGAAGGATTTTGTAAGGATGTTTGTTTGGCGGTAGCTGAACATTATTTACCTTCCTTTTATAAGGATGCTTTACCCTCTACAAAATATGGCGCAATAGTTTCTATCGCAGATAAGATTGAAACTTTAATTAGTATTTTTATTTCTGGTAAGCGTCCAAGTGGATCATCTGATCCATATGCTTTAAGAAGAAATTTGAATGGAGTGATTAAAATAATTTGGAATTATGAATTTGATTTTCCTTTAGATAATCTATTTAAAGAACTAATTGATTCTTGGAAAATCTCCTTCCCTAATTTAAACTTTTCAAAAGAGAAAGTTTTAAATGATTTAAATGAATTTTTAGTTCAAAGAATTGAAAGTCATCTTGAAGAAATATCACTAGGTAAAGAATTAATAAAGGCAGTTTGCTCTTCTGATGAACTTTCTCAAGAAAGAATATTGAATATTGTTGATCTTAAAAATAGGATTAAATCAATTGTCAATTTTAAAGAAAAGGAATCTTTTATTGAAATTCAGAAGGTAATTACTAGGGTTAGTAAATTAGCTAATAGCAGTACTCTTTCAACAGACGTTCTCTCAACAAGAAATTACGTTAATACAAAACTTTTCGAAAAAGATTGTGAAATGAAAGTTTTTGAATTTATTAGAGAATTAGAAAAGAATTTTTCAAAAGGTTATTCAAATTATTTGGAACTTCTAAATTTATTCGAGATTCATATTAATACTATTGAGGATTTATTTGATAATGAAAAAGGTGTTTTAATAATGACAGAGGATGTGAAAATAAGAAATAATAGACTAAATTTGTTGAGCTTAATAAGAAATTATTCTTTAAAGATCGTTGACTTTACACTTTTGAACTCTTAA
- the chlP gene encoding geranylgeranyl reductase, translating to MLRVAVIGGGPSGSCAAEILAKAGIKTWLFERKLDNAKPCGGAIPLCMVEEFDLPESIIDRKVRHMRMISPSNREVDISLDRVYGKSDNEFIGMCRREVMDAFMRNRASDLGATLINGLVTSIDTGDNNQGPYKLSYSDFTNGDKKGDLKELTVDLLIGADGANSRVAKAMDAGDYKVAIAFQERIKLPKEEMTYYEDLAEMYVGTDVSPDFYGWVFPKYDHVAVGTGTMQKNQSLIKGLQEGVRNRAKKRLVNGEVIKVEAHPIPEHPRPRRVVGRMALVGDAAGYVTKSSGEGIYFAAKSGRMCAEEIVEASKNGQVIPSEKDLKNYLKKWDKKYGTTYKVLEILQNIFYRNDSAREAFVEMCDDMDVQRLTFDSYLYKRVVSMKPLQQLKITMLTLGSILRGKALAPLKYKPVDSAVRDNKEVEKMLENYSIKGGIKVKSSKV from the coding sequence ATGTTGAGGGTAGCTGTTATTGGAGGAGGCCCAAGTGGTTCGTGTGCTGCAGAAATACTTGCTAAAGCTGGAATAAAGACGTGGCTATTCGAGAGGAAATTAGATAATGCAAAACCATGTGGAGGAGCTATTCCACTTTGCATGGTAGAAGAATTTGATTTACCTGAATCAATTATTGACAGAAAAGTAAGACATATGAGAATGATATCTCCATCAAATAGAGAGGTAGATATTAGCTTAGATAGAGTTTACGGTAAAAGCGATAATGAGTTTATTGGGATGTGTAGAAGAGAAGTTATGGACGCTTTTATGCGTAATAGAGCATCAGATCTTGGGGCCACACTAATAAATGGATTAGTTACTTCTATTGATACAGGCGACAATAATCAAGGACCATACAAATTATCATATTCAGATTTTACTAATGGAGACAAAAAAGGAGATCTCAAAGAGCTTACTGTTGACCTTTTAATCGGAGCGGATGGGGCTAATAGTAGAGTTGCAAAAGCAATGGATGCAGGAGATTACAAAGTTGCTATTGCATTCCAAGAAAGAATTAAATTACCTAAAGAGGAGATGACTTACTACGAAGATCTTGCCGAAATGTACGTCGGAACAGATGTTTCTCCTGATTTTTATGGATGGGTGTTCCCAAAATATGATCATGTTGCTGTTGGCACTGGAACAATGCAAAAGAATCAATCATTAATTAAAGGACTTCAAGAGGGAGTAAGAAATAGAGCAAAGAAAAGACTTGTTAATGGCGAGGTTATTAAGGTAGAGGCACATCCTATTCCAGAGCATCCAAGACCAAGAAGGGTAGTTGGGAGAATGGCATTAGTTGGTGATGCAGCAGGTTATGTTACAAAAAGTTCCGGAGAGGGTATTTATTTTGCTGCAAAGAGTGGGAGAATGTGTGCTGAGGAAATTGTTGAGGCATCAAAAAACGGTCAAGTAATTCCATCAGAAAAAGATTTAAAAAACTATCTTAAAAAATGGGATAAAAAATATGGCACAACTTATAAAGTTCTAGAAATTCTTCAAAATATTTTCTATAGAAACGACTCCGCAAGAGAAGCCTTTGTTGAGATGTGTGATGACATGGATGTACAAAGACTTACTTTTGATAGTTACTTATACAAAAGAGTTGTCTCAATGAAACCATTACAGCAACTTAAAATCACAATGCTTACACTTGGTTCGATTTTAAGGGGGAAAGCTTTAGCACCTCTAAAATATAAACCAGTTGATAGTGCTGTTAGGGATAATAAAGAGGTAGAAAAAATGCTTGAAAATTATTCAATAAAGGGAGGCATTAAAGTTAAGAGTTCAAAAGTGTAA